The window TCccacacattggtgcagctggcttccgggttaagcaagcagtgtgtcaagaagcggtGCGGCTTGGTAGGGTCGTGTTATGGAGGACGCTTGGCTCTCAACCTTCCCACTCCCGattccatacgggagttgcagcgatgggacaagactgtactacaaattggatatcacgaaaaaggggtacAAGTGCACAAAAAAAGTTCCTTCTAACCTGCGTGGGTGCGCAGTAGCCCCGAGACTGCCATGCAAATCCTCGTGAATGCcgcgcagaagaaatatcaggcaccagattgaacttcactcaactatTTAAGAGTTTTCCCCCTTAGTTAAGACtttcaacgtttccctttactgtggtaATTGTTATTgaatcaacacaatattagccactttcaatgcaacataccaaaacaaactatgcaagagattttgttgtaagCAGAATGCATCGGAGTATGATTCTATTGCGCACGACAGCCCTATAGTACCGTGCGGCaaaaccaatcagagctgcagtaggcctatttaaatgataatgccctcgaagccgctGTTTGGAGGACCCTTGGCAAGGGTGTTGTTAGcagcaaaccgtgccaatatatcgtCCATACAACGGCATTATAATGTTTATACCAAGAAGccttatcacttttatacaacgggttaccaacatttTCAAATAATGAttaacatattttcattaaaaagattttggttaatttattcataccatttcatccttccacaagatatagtcgcGGCACAAATCTAAGGTTGCTACCAAAGCAAGCTCGTCGTTCGTTCTAtcagttcggttgccagagacttgacccagtcgttcagtcttttgttCTGCCTCTATGGATGTGTGTTAgtcattcgttctaaatgttccattgccataaaGACTGGCAACATTCTTctcccttgcttgctagccaactatggctaatttacagtcacgtcaaaaagtgcagccagaataacatcaaagtagctgcatttgcataaaCTGTTTCTAGTCACATTTGTTTGGATACATGCATAACAACgagctaatgaggcacgatttcgcctggcatagaaaatgtgctcactcgtcagAACACTGTTGGAGCTAACCAACACCTCAGCTAACACAATatcttcaaactgaagctggaaagactgcaaactagctgcactttgaTTCATTTGACATTTCTTtgaatatatccataaaaattatgccagctgattcatgatatCTACTgtctgagaaacgctgcctgcctgcctgttagattacttgttaggtattactgcatggtcggaactagaagcacaagaatttcgctacacttgcattaacatctgctaaccatgtgtatgtgacaaataaaatttgacttGACTCGTCCCGACTCCCAacatgttcattactatgggacagctggagatcaaatttgaatattgaaacaatgtagCGAAtttcggagagacagacagcaaggtttatataAATCTCAGCtattgaaaactaaatgttagaagaaatgtgagataatgtttagctgctttttatagtggagatcaacaTTTATAAAGTGCCTGGCTGAGCTGATGAGACAggggattgcgcagtcagatggaacagagtaaatagacattttaacatcatatatttagccggtggtaacttgtggaatagacaccggctggaatgcagttttaaccaatcagcaatCAGGATTAGTCCCACCATTTGTATAAATgtaaatagaccattgccatatcaaatcaaatcaaattttatttgtcacatacacatggttagcagatgttagtgcgagtgtagcgaaatgcttgtgcttctagttccgacaatgcagtaataaccaacaagtaatctagctaacaattccaaaactactaccttatagacacaagtgtaaggggataaagaatatgtacataaagatatatgaatgagtgatggtacagagcggcataggcaagatacagtagatggtattgagtgcagtatatacatatgagatgagtatgtaaacaaagtggcatagttaaagtggctagtgatacatgtattacataaggatgcagtagatgatatagagtacagtatatacgtatacacatgagatgaataatgtagggtatgtaaacattatattaggtagcattgtttaaagtggctagtgatatattttacatcaattcccattattaaagtggctggagttccATATATGGATCTgcgccatttactttgaactggactgtgtttacagctgtgGTTGTTTTTTAGAAGAAAGCAAGAGCCGCATGTAGCAAcatgtgcacattttgttcataccATTTGCTAGTTAgggagttattagcccagttattgtttttgatggtaggtctacattatgatcaaatagccacattaGCCTACCTGGCcactgtcaaaactgtaacttaaagcaggtacagcctcagtgtttacAGTCAACATGctctggaagttgcacagaattttcaaagacctgaaatttgctcagtgccaaaAAAATAACATAACTACAGCTTTATACGATTTAAGGACTTACATTTTCAGTACTAATCAGTTTGAGGTGCTGCCAGCCGGAGTGCACAATGACTATGTACCTGAAGCAAAGAACAAAGTTTAGGCAAGCAACAACAGGATTACAGGGATGTCATATGGGGTAAGCCGTCAACATGATAGATTTACCATATCTAACTGGTAACCTCATTCTCGAGTCTATCTCTTCCCCTAGAGTATCAAGACCCTTCTTATGTCTTTATAGTGAGGGTTTTGCCAGGagcacaactttcactggggacatgtcccccccgtTTTATAATTGCAATGTGACACCAAACGAGGCAACGTTGTACTTTAGGCCCATGCGGAAGCCTCCGAGCAattgggtaggctgtttggagtgttcatCCTAAATGATCATTTACAAAATATGTTTATAtcccccccccacttctaaaaccaaagtagCACCCCGgggttttgctgtgtgtgtgccgACATAATGATGCTATAATCTAGTGACCAGATAAtgaaacaaaatatgcaatcataTGGCTAGTGGGTAAATGAGTGTGTCAGACCATGGCCTGCCCTGCAGGGGTTTGGGATTAGACCTGAGGTTGTTTTGATATTCCCTGGATGAGTGTTAGTTTCAACAATTTCCTTTTCTCAGAACAAGACCAATGACTGACAGGACTGCCATCCAGCTGTCATGTTTGACCCACTTTAAAACCTAAGGAAGGATGAACTGTTACAGCACTAGTCTAGAAGAGGATGAACTGATACGATCCTTGTGCATATTATCTTCAACCGACAGATGACAAAACTGACATCAGTGGCTGATGGAGAGTACTGAATCCGTCCCCATCAGCACCCAAATGGCTGTAGTTGCACATTATAAGCGATATATGTCACCATAAGTGGATTCACATTACAAATGATGGGAATCCCTTAAAGTTTAGCCTACCTGACGTTGAGAGTGATAGGGGGGGACTTCTGACAAAGGAAAACTGAGTTCACTACTTATCGTGCACAAGCTGTTTCCTCTCATTACAACGTGCCCATAGGTATGTCCTATGATCTGCTTTTGGGTCGGTGGAGGAGTACGATCGTCCGGACATGGCTCCTCGGGGCGCTTCTTGCCTCCAACCTAATGTCTGAGCGGCAGGTATCGAGGAAGTAGCAGGTAAAGGTATCGCTGCCGACCTGTAATTTAATTCACAGTTTTGATCTTTACATTTCTTCTCTCCATTAGTTTAACCATTTTCTTTAATGCACAGCCCAGTGCGATATCCACTTTTTTGCAGGTTATTCTAAGAAAAAACGTCAGAACCAATGCATACAAATATACCGGTATTGTTTACAATTACTATAAAAAGGAACCAGTGAATATGCTGGCtgattacaaataaataaatgtgccGATATAACAGGTATAACTTCACTCTACACCCCCGGTATAGGGAGAAGGGCCTGGAGTTCATTTGAACCAATTACAATAAGTTGGGCAAATCCAACGGAGTAGATACAATGTAACAAATGACACATCAAATAAATTGGACACAACTTGCTTCAAAAGATGCATTACCTCAACTTTTGACTTGCCATATCATATTAGGGGAAGGATCTTTAAGTATTAATCATAAAGGCAAAGAAAACATATAGTAAGATAAATGTCATCAACCAAAGAATTACTGACAGTGGTGTTGCTTTATTCTCCATCACACAATAAGTTGTTCACATGTCAACAAAATGAACTTACTTTACATACACAGAAATTGATGCAGACCATTTGGGCATATTAGGTTCTATcgacaaataaaataaatgtactaATTCATTTTGTCCACACAGACGTATGATGATCAGTTACATTTACAAAACACCTACCTGTACAAACACATTTGTGAAAGAGTGAGAAAacgggagggggagggggggggggggggtttaaggaCAAAGAAATGTACAAACTACAACAAATACCAAAGAGCCTATTATTAGTTTCCCGAAAAGCTAAACAAAGCTCCATAATCATATAAAAACGTAACTACACATCTCATCACTACAACAGTGTTCAACATATTTAAAAAGGTGATTTAGTCTAAACATTAAATGACTGGAGCAAGAGGAAAACCAAGGCACTGTTTTCAACATTGGAACCCCCAATTAGCATGATGTATTGACCTTCACTAAACACAGCACAGAAACCCACCTGGACCAAGTTGATTTGAGCctgtttttttattatttatttttaaatgataAAACAAATAGCCAAATCACTAAGGCTACTAGATATAAAGGTGGATGTGCCCCACCGTGGACCCTGCACTGTAGGAGGCTGGCAGTGTGGTCCAGTAGGGACACTATATTAGAAGACCCACGTCCACTGCAACCCTGCTGCCAGGAGACGAGAGGGAAATTAATTAGTTAGaatccatagaaatataattaaacAGATGTCTGTTCtcgtaattctatttctatggaacCGTCAGCCTCCTTACTCAGGTCCTGGAAAACAGCAGTCTGCAGGGCCTTCAGTCTCAGAGCTATCTGCATAGTTTGAAATGAAGCATGCCCGTCAAATATCTCCCATCTTTTTGTTAGCTAGTGATATAAACCTGAGGTGCTGAGGCTACAGATGAATAATTTCCATCAGTGATATTGATCTCCTGACTGAAGGGCATGGCTGGTAGGCCAAAGCCAAACAGTCAGGTAAGTCACAGGACAAAGAGAAGGATTTAACAGTTACCGCCAGTAGAAGATGCAGAGCTAAAGAAATAAACCTCAAAACACCAGAGAGACAGGACTCTTCAGTGTGCATTTAGTATTTCAATTATGATTAGTAAGGCTGCTGTGTTTTAAAAATGCCCATGAAACCAAAACGGCACACCTATTCCCTACCTATTGCACTAGTTTCAACCAAATCACCAtgagcccaggtcaaaagtagtgcacaatatacagtagggaatatggtgccatttcagatgcagccatGGAGGTCACGCTATGCAGCAGTTGTCCAGGGGGGATGCTGCCTGACACTAGAAGAACGTTGCACGTTGCCAGGCAGACTTCGGCATGTTGCCAGGCTAAACGTCTTCACTAGTGTCAAAAAACTTGCAGCAGCATCAAAATGGAATATATTTGCATAAATATACATCAACAGCAGGACAGAGTTTTCAGTTTGAAAGAACGGGTAAATAATACTGTGTAGGTCAGAAAAACAGTCCTTTACTTCATAACATTATAAATAAAATCAGAGTATGTTTTCTTCTTTAACTCTCCCTTCCTGGTTGCATGCAGGTAGGCATCTTGGGTCCATACAGAGGGTAGGAAGATGGCAAGGAGAAACGGAAAGGGCAGCCAGTCCACCGGGTCTGATGAGTAGAGTAGAAAGGTCTGGGAGTTGACTCAGGAGGTCTGGGATGAAGAGGATGTGTTTGGAGGAAGGGAAGGCGTTTGTTTCAGGAGGTGGACATGGAGAACACGGTTCTTAGGGAGGACTGGGGGGGATCGTGAAGACTGACTGGTTTTACCGCTGCAGacacagggggagacagagacataaaaaggacaTTTAGTAATAAACCGAAGGACCAAAACAAACTGAAAAAGGATACTGTCACTGATCCACAAAGCACAACAATTGGTTAAGACAAcaggtaaaaaataaatttaaaaggAGTAAGGATTAACAAGAGGTTATGAGACTGTGGTTCCATCAGTAGACAATCAATGTATTTTGCCTGTCTACTTTCAATAACTTGGGCAACATTCTTGAGCACTTATGCTGATAAAACTCCAAAGGGTCATTGGTTGTGTGAGCGTGATCCTCTGGGCTGTGAACTACGAGCCCTGGCTGGTTGTGGGTGAGGAGGATCACTGGTGCCCCTATAACTAGGCCTACTCAAACGACTCCGTGATTCTGAGCCTGGGGCCCGTCTGGTCCTACTGGACTGacttgggagagagaggggagctgctgTAAGGCACCTTGGGGTTGGAGAAGATCTTGTGGACACCACCTCTGAAGAATTTGATTTGTAaacaacattttgttgttttCTATGAACAGAAACCTCCAAGGTTGGCTTCAACACTGGCTTAACAGTGCCTTGTGGGTCTAATACGTTGACAGAAGGGATAAAGAGAGACCTGGAAGTGGCCAGATTCTCTATCGATCTGGAATAGGAAGACTTTACTCTGGAGGCAGAGGACGAGGAGCACAAAGTGTGATTGGTGAAAAGGGTATCTTCATGATTAGGGCTTGAAGCCCATCTGGCACCCCTTACAAGAGCCCTCCCAAAGACTACGCTATCCAGGGAGCTGGAAGACCCTCTACAGGAGTCAGACTGGGTGTCATCCTGTTCCTCCCAAGGACTCAGCCCTGCTCGGAACACATCAGTGACACTACGACTTCTAATGAATGTGGCATCCCTGGGGAGCTTGGCTGCTCTGCGTGGTCGGGGAGTGGTACGGGTAGAGGAGGATGGGGTATATATAGGAGGAAGAGGGTCAGGATGGAaggaggtagtggtggaggaagACCGGGTTCTTACAGGGctggtgtggaggctgtgggTAAGGGCTCGGAAGTGGTGGCTGGCGGTGCTGGACACACTGTTGGTGAGGACTGGGCTGGAGCGGGGACTGTTCCTGCTCCGTACGGGGCTGTTGCGCCGGGGGCTTCGGCCCGTTTTGGTGCCCAGCTCCTTGGCCCTGACGCGGCGAGGGCTGTTGCCGAGGCCGTGGGGGGACATAGGGGCCTCCAGGTCCTCCAGGCGCTGGGTCAGGGCCAGCTTCTGCTGGATGGCCATGCGGAGCAGGGAGTTCAGGGTCTTCTTCTCATCCTCAGCCGCTGCGAGCTGCCTCTGCATCTCGTCCAGCTGGGTGACGTACTGGTCACACCTGGAGACACATGCATGTTAGagcaacacaatcacacacatttAGTAGACATGTTAGACAGATAAAAGTTATACAAACTGTACACACATAGAAAACATTATCTGAATAATGTACTGCTCATCATCTCAACAGCtatgacaaacaaacacacagaggaaGATGACACAGCCATTTATGAGACAAGACAGACAGTAAGATCACATGGGACAAACCCAAGAGAAGAGAGAAACccaagaaaatacaaagaaagcaACGTTTCATTTCTGAATTTGTTGAATAAtaatttgagtttgagtttgaggcACTCTATATTACCACATGATGGCACCATTACAAAACATTTCCCAAATCAAATTTCAGTCAGGGTCTCTGGCCATAGCAGCAGACGGTAGGCTTCTGCCACACCCTGCATTATAGGGCCTTTCAAACACCAGGATTAATCAAATGGCAGCTCATTTAATGCCTAGTGAAGAGACAGAGCTTTAGGGGGAAAGTCTTTCTAGGAAAAAAAAAAGCATATTCAGAGAAAATACTCCTTTCCTTGAAAGCCCTTCTGAGCTTGCAGTACTGAACAATCGCTAAATTAACATCCCTCTAATAGTAACACACAGATACATTAAAAACAACACATACACATGTGGAATCACTAGAGTAACAGTAGCTACAGTATTCAATACCGTACAGAACTGTGCAAGCAACGACAGACACGATCACAAATAACAAATGCCTTTGTCCCACCACACACTAGTTCAGGACATACATGCCAACACTGAAAAACACATCTGCCTGCCAACAAACAGTGTATCACACGTGAGGCAGGCTCTGCACAGGTTAACTCGGTCGCTAGCAGCTTTCCCTACAGAGACTGTTGGAGgcggggtagagggggagaaggggccATTACGTGGAGAGTCTCCCTGACCCGATGGACAGGTCGGTCCAGGCTGAGGCTCCAAACAGAACAGTAGCACGTGAGTGCTAACCTGCACGTGAGGAGAGGGATTGTGGCGGACTGCAGGGGGGTAATCTGATTAGATGACACTGTAGTGGCGGAAGCTCTagcatgcatcccaaatagcaccctcttccctatttagtgcactatttttgaccatggtccttagggctctgctcaaaagtagagcactatttAGGGAACAGGTTCCATTTGGGTCGCAGCCAAGCTCTAGTCTACCATGTCATGGAATGTCTGACTGTCTCATCTAAACATGAGCCACAGGAGCACAAACATGACGATTAGCTGCTTAAAGATGGAGAACAATTAGTTCCACTGgagtgtctactgtctactgctaGGTGTAGATCTGCTCACAGCAGCAGAGGGAAGCTAGTCTGTGGATGTGCAGCTGGGTAGAAAATAGGCCTGGAACGCTAATCTCAGAGTAAGCCTAACAGGAATTTGGACATCATGCAATATGTATATTTTTGATTGCAACACATCACCAATTGACACACACAACTGAAATCCTGTTAATGTGTGTTTCCTCAGACTTGAAATACAGTGTATTCACTTGTGATGCTGATTTCTGTTTTTAAATTGTCAAACAAATAGAGGTTACTGCACTCCTCCAACTCAGGTCTCTAGATTGCTGTTATTCTATGTGATTGGGAATATAAAAAGGACAGTATATAAATGACTGTACCGGCTGGCGAACATCACCCTCAGTGAGGAGAAGGTGGCAGCGTCCTCCTTCAGGGCCTTAAGCTCGTTCCTCAGCTTCACCATGGTCTCAGACACCATGCTCTTCTCTGTCTCGTACTTGGTCTTCAGGTTGCTCAGAGCCAACTCtgctgtctggaatagaaacatTAGGATTCATTGTTACAGCTGGGGAAAATACATCAAGTAGATAACAGATGGCAAAGTTGACCTCTCATCTGTTAGTGCAACgctcatttttttaaatggcagaTGGGACATATTTTTAGCAATGAAAATATCAACCCTTTATTTAAACAGAAACCAGAAATACAGCATCGACCCTGTCAAAGCAAATTACCAACAATTAACTGGGAAATATCTTCATTCTAAAGTTTACTGTCGCTCTGGAGTGTCTGGTAAATGACTACAATGTAAATAAAGGCCATATTTACATAACTGTGCTAGAAGGGAACAAAGGTTAACCACACATGTTCTATGATAGTCATTTATTAAAACATCATAGTTCTGAATCTTTGTGGCAGTAGAGCACCAGACATCTGAATTCAGAGGCTAACCCGTGACAGAGACGCTCTCCTAATCGAGCAGAGATTAGCCTtagagtttgtgtgtatgtgagacagcgggaaagaggagagaagagagcgagagaaggggtTGACAGAAGAAGATCAGCCAGGGCTGGAGGCGTACagagtagagggggaggaaggagcagTGTACTGGAAGATCTCTGAGGAAGACGTCATCATACTCCCTCTCTGACTCAGTCTACACTCAGACCGTCCAATCATGTCTCACCCACCCCTTCCCCCCTCTTTTTAGagaatataatttgtttttcattgaaaaatatatatagatcGCAAACAAATACGAGACAATTGAACGAGGAACATCCCCTCCAGGCAGACTGATGGTTCTAGCAGTCAGAAGAGATCTTACTGGTGTGGCTATGGGTCAGATACCCAAGGCTTTATTGACAAGCCAAGAAAACAGAACAGGATACacaaaatagagagagaaagaccagagGAAAAGTCTGAATGTTCAGTTGTTATCGAGTCAGGACATTATCTAGTGACTCTGGTCTGAGGATTACAGGTCATGGACACGTCAGGCTGAGTCAGTCAGCCCCAGACCCTCAATGAAAAAATAGATTTAACTTATTTTcaagacaaaaatatatatatttttattttactaggcaagtcagttaagatcaaattcttattttcaatgacggcctaggaacagtgggttaactgcctgttcaggggcagaacaacagatttgtaccttgtcagctcggggattcgaacttgcaaccttccggttactagtccaacgctctaaccactaggctaccctgccgccccaaatagaACTACACCTCATTGATGACCATTTGGTAAGACCAATTACGAGTCACGTCGGTACATCTTGTTACACAGTAAGTGACCCATCTGAGTCTGATggttgtgtgtgtcgtgtgtgtatgtgtgcgtgttcaACTTGACGTGTCCATTGCAAGACCTTGTTTGTTGTTGTACATTACCTGTTTGTTGGCTTTGAGGACAGTCCTGAGAGTGGCAATCTGTTCTCTCTTGGTGCTGAGAAGAGACTTGAGCTTCAGCACCTCCTCCGTGAGGGCCTCACTTTCCAGCTCCCCTCCACAGCTGATCCCTCCCGAATAGGGCAGCGTGCCCCGGTGGCGACACAGGTCCACCGCCACCTGAGGGAAACAGGCATGACGAGTGCTTATTGCCTTAGTGATGTTATTCAGCATACTTTCAGTTTCACTGACATGATGGACCACTCAGGAAACACCTGTGTCTGAATAAGTCTTTCCACCGAATTAAAGCAATCTAAAAATGATCCAAAATATCTCTCATATGTAGTATTATTAgtctactatactacagttcccAGATATCTACTTCCCAAATAATACCAAGCGCCAGACATTCTGCTTAACAGCTTTCTGAAAGAAGCCAAATAATACATTCTGTACCGTGGGACCCAAATTCAGCACGGCATACCCTGCCATGGACAACCCTtgttttcaattttcgcctaaaatgacatacccaaatctaactgcatatagctcaggacctgaagcaaagatatgcatattcttgataccatttgaaaggaaacactttgtggaaatgtgaaatgaatgtaggagactAAGACATtacatctggtaaaagataaaagAAAAGAAACGTGTTTATTAAATGAACCCTCCATTAAATATGTATGTTTAGTGGAAGACAATATGGCGGCGGCACTCGTACCTGGAGGTGTTTGATTTGGCAGCGGATGACAGCCACCAGGTTACGTACGTTGGAAGGGTCCCTGAAGTCCAGCGTGGGGGAGCCAGGGCAGACTGGGGCGGGGGAGGAGCAGCGTGTCGAGGGGGAGTTGTCACGGGAGTCCTGGGGAGTACCAGGCCTACTGTCTCCATCCCCTCCGTGCACTGCTTTCGCAAACAACTCGTTGGAGCGGCGCTTGTTACGTCCGTGATGGGGGTGCAGGTGGTTGGACCTCCCTCCGCTCCCCCCTGACTGCCCCCTGGCCCCGTCGCGGTAGTAGTCCAGGGTGACGCGTTTGGGCGTGAGGTTGTTGCACACACAGATGTGGTGGTAGAGGTTGGCCAGCTCCTCAGAGAAGGCCAGCAGCTCCTCCTGTGCTACGCTGAGATGACCCTCAGAATCAGTAGCCACTTTCCTCGTCGCTCCGATCTCCTTCTCCAGCTCGCTGATGCGCTCCTGGTCCTGCCGGCTGGACTTGATGCACTGGCGGATCTTCTCAGCCAGCTCATGGGCCTCTCCCCTCCATCGCTCCTTCTCCTGCCGGCAGCGCTGCTCCAGGGCCGAGTAACGTTTCCCTGCCTGAGACAGCTCCTCACGCAGCTTCAGCAGCTCCTCGCCGGCTGCCTTCATCCGAGCCTCCAGCACCTCAGTGCTCTTTACGTCCAGCTCATAGTCGTAGTCATCCGCACCGTTCTCCAGGGTCCTGCTGCTGCTGTCCCCCCGGTCACCTGCTGCCTTCCCCTGGGGCAGGATGTGTTTCTGCAGCTGTACGGCCTCCAGCTGCTGGGTCAGGGAGCCCACCCTGTCCTCCTGCTCACTAAAGGCCTGCTGGGACAGCTCCAACTGCCTCTGGAGGTCCTGGACAGTGTTGGCCAGACCAGTCTTATCCCGCTCagcctagagaaagagaggaacagaAAAAAGGACTGAAAACCAATGCTTAATTTTTATTTGGCTTTGTACTGctaaatatacactaccggtccaaacttttagaacacctactcatacaagggtttttatttttcctattttctacattgtataataatagtgaagacatcaaaaaataACATGGAATTATGTAGGAAGCAAAAACCTGTTCaacaaaatcaaaatatattttatatttgagattctttaaatagcccccctttgccttgatgacagctttgcacactcttggcattctctcatctagcgtcacctggaatgcttttccaacagtcttgaaggagttcccacacatgctgagcacttgttggctggttgagagactcatcccaaaccatctcaaattggttgaggtcgggggattgtggcggccaggtcatctgatgcagc of the Oncorhynchus kisutch isolate 150728-3 linkage group LG17, Okis_V2, whole genome shotgun sequence genome contains:
- the LOC109908151 gene encoding protein bicaudal D homolog 2 isoform X2 encodes the protein MLEEAGTEAERDEMEMGGNDLRAEVVRLNLELREANEEKLQAARYGLVVLEESAELKKKHTQLEEEYETLKQEQQQLKEALSDSVNHHKRAAADGETREECLLQETASKEAAMATSMAELQVELRQARITLGNAHAEIDRLAGLSSQLKKECECWEAEKGHMRNEMKEYKVRELQQLQDNSELEEENTCLQKQVSVLKENQVEFEAVKLELTHKEEQDEVLRAQLEEAARLREIAEHQLDEALEALKEEREQKNSLRRELSALALNPFDSVGNLELHLEQLDDSGDSGGGQRSSEDQEHDQDSGYNNGPGSGCAPTNPNPKANGHVQRFSTPRNSDVFLRPAPGLVSDLLSELHLSDSQKLKQQLMQAERDKTGLANTVQDLQRQLELSQQAFSEQEDRVGSLTQQLEAVQLQKHILPQGKAAGDRGDSSSRTLENGADDYDYELDVKSTEVLEARMKAAGEELLKLREELSQAGKRYSALEQRCRQEKERWRGEAHELAEKIRQCIKSSRQDQERISELEKEIGATRKVATDSEGHLSVAQEELLAFSEELANLYHHICVCNNLTPKRVTLDYYRDGARGQSGGSGGRSNHLHPHHGRNKRRSNELFAKAVHGGDGDSRPGTPQDSRDNSPSTRCSSPAPVCPGSPTLDFRDPSNVRNLVAVIRCQIKHLQVAVDLCRHRGTLPYSGGISCGGELESEALTEEVLKLKSLLSTKREQIATLRTVLKANKQTAELALSNLKTKYETEKSMVSETMVKLRNELKALKEDAATFSSLRVMFASRGKTSQSSRSPPVLPKNRVLHVHLLKQTPSLPPNTSSSSQTS
- the LOC109908151 gene encoding protein bicaudal D homolog 2 isoform X1 — translated: MLEEAGTEAERDEMEMGGNDLRAEVVRLNLELREANEEKLQAARYGLVVLEESAELKKKHTQLEEEYETLKQEQQQLKEALSDSVNHHKRAAADGETREECLLQETASKEAAMATSMAELQVELRQARITLGNAHAEIDRLAGLSSQLKKECECWEAEKGHMRNEMKEYKVRELQQLQDNSELEEENTCLQKQVSVLKENQVEFEAVKLELTHKEEQDEVLRAQLEEAARLREIAEHQLDEALEALKEEREQKNSLRRELSALALNPFDSVGNLELHLEQLDDSGDSGGGQRSSEDQEHDQDSGYNNGPGSGCAPTNPNPKANGHVQRFSTPRNSDVFLRPAPGLVSDLLSELHLSDSQKLKQQLMQAERDKTGLANTVQDLQRQLELSQQAFSEQEDRVGSLTQQLEAVQLQKHILPQGKAAGDRGDSSSRTLENGADDYDYELDVKSTEVLEARMKAAGEELLKLREELSQAGKRYSALEQRCRQEKERWRGEAHELAEKIRQCIKSSRQDQERISELEKEIGATRKVATDSEGHLSVAQEELLAFSEELANLYHHICVCNNLTPKRVTLDYYRDGARGQSGGSGGRSNHLHPHHGRNKRRSNELFAKAVHGGDGDSRPGTPQDSRDNSPSTRCSSPAPVCPGSPTLDFRDPSNVRNLVAVIRCQIKHLQVAVDLCRHRGTLPYSGGISCGGELESEALTEEVLKLKSLLSTKREQIATLRTVLKANKQTAELALSNLKTKYETEKSMVSETMVKLRNELKALKEDAATFSSLRVMFASRCDQYVTQLDEMQRQLAAAEDEKKTLNSLLRMAIQQKLALTQRLEDLEAPMSPHGLGNSPRRVRAKELGTKTGRSPRRNSPVRSRNSPRSSPVLTNSVSSTASHHFRALTHSLHTSPR